In Massilia violaceinigra, one DNA window encodes the following:
- a CDS encoding MBL fold metallo-hydrolase produces MKADFTFLGHAGFLIETDHEILLIDPWLSENGAFFGSWHQWPPNSHLLGMVQHRCAGRVLNIFLSHAHQDHFDASTLRALSNHPRCTVFIPNYKDKYLLDTLSGMQLHTVELSEGDQAGRNIRLRVFIDDGGINQDAALFVSTPDFTFFNQNDCKIFDRLAMLKQELGDIDYYSVQFSGANWHPACFEMPAQQRQALSRKKALSKFHNVLGGVRTLAPRFLVPAAGPCFFPFLDPALSRGSGTIFVHQDQLDQYLTQKGIGNILYPRPGERIGEEANRIPIAAPTLAELERYRAAHQDVWEHTVDAFSATRFAHVLQQRLDIIADMSLPPDTPSIAFNWGPGDADWLQVDLVGKVLVASPQPHPPCIVLQASTKYFSLMCTQARWQDLALSLRARLQRLPDVYNTVANIFLFADEANLASSLAHNFNLSQERIVIEHLGQKYEINRYCPHQGGDLAYATIDENMHVVCPRHSWRFELQCGGMCKSSGMGIDAVKLGVTNEDGPAA; encoded by the coding sequence ATGAAAGCAGACTTCACATTTTTGGGGCATGCCGGTTTCCTGATCGAGACCGATCACGAGATCCTGCTGATCGATCCCTGGCTGAGCGAGAACGGTGCGTTTTTCGGGAGCTGGCATCAATGGCCGCCCAACAGCCACTTGCTCGGCATGGTGCAGCACCGCTGCGCCGGCCGGGTGCTGAACATTTTCCTGAGCCATGCGCACCAGGACCATTTCGATGCATCGACGCTGCGTGCTTTGTCAAACCATCCGCGTTGCACGGTTTTCATTCCGAACTATAAAGACAAATATTTGCTCGACACGCTGAGCGGCATGCAGCTCCACACCGTCGAGCTGTCCGAGGGCGACCAGGCGGGCAGGAACATTCGCTTGCGCGTGTTCATCGATGATGGCGGCATCAATCAGGATGCGGCCTTATTCGTCAGCACGCCCGATTTCACCTTTTTTAATCAAAACGACTGCAAGATTTTTGACAGGCTAGCGATGCTGAAACAGGAACTCGGCGACATCGACTACTATTCGGTGCAGTTTTCCGGCGCCAACTGGCATCCGGCCTGTTTCGAGATGCCGGCGCAGCAGCGCCAGGCTTTGTCCAGGAAAAAGGCACTCAGCAAATTCCACAACGTTCTCGGTGGCGTCCGGACCCTTGCTCCGCGCTTCCTCGTGCCGGCGGCCGGACCGTGCTTTTTCCCGTTTCTCGATCCCGCGCTCAGTCGTGGCAGCGGAACGATCTTCGTACATCAGGACCAGCTCGATCAATACCTGACGCAGAAAGGAATCGGTAACATCCTTTATCCGCGGCCCGGCGAGCGGATTGGAGAGGAGGCGAACCGGATTCCCATCGCCGCACCCACGCTCGCCGAGCTCGAACGCTACCGGGCCGCGCATCAGGACGTGTGGGAACACACCGTCGACGCTTTCTCGGCGACGCGATTTGCGCACGTGCTGCAGCAGCGGCTGGATATCATCGCCGATATGTCCTTGCCACCGGACACGCCATCAATCGCGTTCAACTGGGGCCCCGGCGACGCCGACTGGCTGCAGGTGGACCTGGTCGGCAAGGTGCTGGTGGCGTCCCCCCAACCGCACCCTCCCTGCATTGTCCTGCAGGCGAGCACCAAATACTTTTCGCTGATGTGCACGCAGGCGCGCTGGCAAGACCTCGCATTAAGCCTGCGCGCAAGGCTCCAGCGGCTGCCGGACGTGTACAACACGGTCGCCAACATTTTCCTGTTCGCCGATGAAGCTAACCTGGCCAGCTCCCTGGCGCACAACTTCAACCTGTCGCAAGAGCGCATCGTGATCGAGCACCTGGGGCAGAAATACGAGATCAACCGGTATTGTCCGCATCAGGGCGGCGACCTGGCTTACGCCACCATCGACGAGAACATGCACGTGGTCTGCCCGCGGCACAGCTGGCGCTTCGAGTTGCAGTGCGGGGGCATGTGCAAATCGTCGGGCATGGGCATTGACGCGGTCAAACTTGGCGTGACAAACGAGGACGGCCCAGCCGCCTGA
- a CDS encoding GNAT family N-acetyltransferase encodes MALEWTDSLDAVDWEELSALYKVAPLGDKSAANLKIVFTNSRYRCFVHEDGRIVGVGRALADGVDTSYVCDVAVLPQYQGSGLGKQIVAKLVALSHGHKKILLYAVPGKEPFYQKFGFRRMKTAMAIFEDQQLAQERGYLDID; translated from the coding sequence ATGGCACTGGAATGGACCGACTCGCTCGATGCAGTCGATTGGGAAGAACTGTCGGCGCTATACAAGGTCGCGCCGCTTGGCGACAAGAGCGCCGCCAATCTGAAAATCGTTTTCACCAACAGCCGTTACCGTTGCTTCGTGCATGAGGACGGTCGCATTGTCGGCGTGGGACGTGCCCTGGCCGATGGCGTCGACACCTCCTACGTGTGCGACGTTGCGGTCTTGCCGCAATACCAGGGCAGTGGCCTGGGCAAGCAAATCGTCGCAAAGCTGGTCGCGCTGTCCCACGGGCACAAGAAGATCCTGCTGTATGCGGTGCCGGGCAAGGAACCGTTTTATCAAAAATTCGGATTCAGGCGCATGAAAACGGCGATGGCTATTTTCGAAGATCAGCAGTTGGCGCAGGAACGCGGCTACCTGGACATCGACTAG
- a CDS encoding response regulator transcription factor, which produces MTHAAARPIRVLIADDHSLLREGIAALLAGDSGIEIVGHAANGEQAIERFLCMRPDVTLMDLQMPLMDGHDAMLAIRALDRHARVLVLTTYKGDARIARALGGGAAGYLLKCAICLNLAEAIHRVHAGHRYIPAEVAAEMATYFGTDNLSGRELEVLRLVADGNSNREVGLRLAIKEETVKAHVSAVLSKLGAKDRTHATTIALRRGIMTL; this is translated from the coding sequence TTGACCCATGCTGCCGCCCGTCCCATCCGCGTCCTGATCGCCGACGACCACAGTCTGCTGCGCGAAGGCATCGCGGCGCTGCTGGCGGGCGACAGCGGCATCGAGATCGTCGGTCACGCCGCCAATGGCGAGCAAGCGATCGAGCGCTTCCTCTGCATGCGCCCGGATGTGACCCTGATGGACCTGCAAATGCCGCTGATGGACGGGCACGACGCCATGCTGGCCATCCGCGCGCTCGACCGCCACGCGCGCGTGCTTGTGCTGACCACCTACAAGGGCGACGCCCGTATTGCGCGCGCGCTGGGGGGCGGCGCCGCCGGTTACCTGCTCAAATGCGCGATCTGCCTCAACCTGGCCGAAGCGATCCACCGGGTGCACGCCGGCCACCGTTACATTCCGGCGGAAGTGGCCGCCGAGATGGCAACCTATTTCGGCACCGACAACCTGTCGGGACGCGAGCTGGAAGTGCTGCGCCTCGTCGCCGACGGCAATTCCAACCGAGAAGTGGGCCTGCGCCTGGCCATCAAGGAAGAAACGGTCAAGGCGCATGTCAGCGCCGTGCTCTCCAAGCTGGGCGCGAAAGACCGCACCCATGCCACCACGATCGCCCTGCGGCGCGGAATCATGACGCTGTAG
- a CDS encoding DoxX family protein, translating to MKTAPRQSAAADGITLLRISLGIMWIAHALLKLWVITLARTATYFASVGLPSVLAYPVFAAELLGGLALTPIMMAAAVVHAGNGWVHTSLNGGWEYPVFLSVASVALWLIGDGALAAMRSTRFALR from the coding sequence ATGAAAACCGCACCCCGCCAAAGCGCGGCCGCGGATGGCATTACCCTGCTGCGTATCAGCCTTGGCATCATGTGGATTGCCCACGCGCTGCTCAAGCTGTGGGTCATCACGCTGGCGCGCACGGCTACCTACTTCGCCAGCGTGGGCTTGCCATCCGTGCTGGCCTATCCTGTTTTTGCGGCGGAACTGCTAGGCGGCCTGGCGCTGACACCGATCATGATGGCGGCGGCCGTTGTGCATGCGGGAAACGGCTGGGTGCACACGAGTCTGAACGGGGGCTGGGAATACCCGGTCTTCCTGTCGGTCGCTTCTGTCGCGCTGTGGCTGATCGGTGACGGCGCGCTTGCTGCCATGCGCAGCACGCGCTTCGCCCTGCGCTGA
- a CDS encoding DNA polymerase II: protein MNQPQQGFLLTRHWRDTAAGTEVDFWLATDKGPRQIRLAAQPSVAFIPEQWRTQVAALLQGERGCELRELDLVDFQRRPVFGLYCLHYRQLLKQAKRLRDYGIDVYEADIRPPERYLMERFITAPVWFHDDPDGGQAGVALGSHLKPAPAYRPRLKLVSLDIETTSRGELYSIALEGCGQRQVYMLGPPNGSDKVHDFTLDFALDYCDSHAHMLECLNAWLATHDPDAIIGWNVVQFDLRVLQKHAERCQVPLRLGRDGSPMEWREHGTQQHFFAGAAGRLIIDGIDALKSATWRFSSFSLENVSRTLLGEGKAIDNPYQRMAEIERRFNEDKPALAHYNLKDCELVTRIFAKTELLPFLLERASVTGLAVDRSGGSVAAFEHLYLPRMHRQGYVAPNLGDVAGENSPGGYVMDSRSGLYDSVLVLDYKSLYPSIIRTFLIDPVGLIEGLRDDSGATVPGFWGARFAREKHCLPAIVSQIALGREAAKRERNQPLSQALKIIMNAFYGVLGSNGCRFFDPRLASSITLRGQEIMHRTRDLIEERGYQVIYGDTDSTFVWLKHAHDDAQAGEIGRALVAHVNAWWTEHLQQEFGLDSALELQYETHYRRFLMPTIRNSEEGSKKRYAGLVGKDGGGEEMVFKGLETVRSDWTPLAQQFQQALYLRIFRRESYRDYVREYVNSTLRGDFDDLLVYRKRIRRPLEQYQGNTPPPVRAARLADDFNRLHGRPLQYQKGGWIQYVMTLAGPEPLETLRSRIDYDHYVTRQLQPIADAILPFLGDDFTSLTSLQQTLF, encoded by the coding sequence TTGAATCAACCGCAGCAAGGATTTCTTCTGACCCGACACTGGCGCGATACCGCCGCCGGCACGGAAGTGGACTTCTGGCTGGCGACGGACAAAGGCCCGCGCCAGATCCGCCTGGCGGCGCAGCCATCGGTGGCATTCATTCCCGAGCAGTGGCGCACCCAGGTCGCCGCACTGCTGCAAGGTGAACGCGGTTGCGAACTGCGTGAGCTCGATCTGGTCGACTTCCAGCGGCGCCCCGTATTCGGTCTGTATTGCCTGCATTACCGTCAGTTGCTCAAGCAGGCAAAACGCCTGCGCGACTACGGCATCGATGTGTACGAAGCCGACATCCGCCCGCCCGAGCGCTACCTGATGGAGCGCTTCATCACGGCGCCGGTCTGGTTCCACGACGATCCGGACGGCGGCCAGGCGGGCGTGGCGCTGGGCAGCCATCTGAAGCCAGCGCCAGCTTACCGCCCGCGCCTCAAGCTGGTTTCGCTCGACATCGAGACGACCTCGCGCGGCGAGCTGTATTCGATCGCGCTCGAAGGCTGCGGCCAGCGCCAGGTGTACATGCTGGGGCCGCCGAACGGCAGCGACAAGGTACACGACTTCACGCTCGACTTCGCCCTCGACTACTGCGACAGCCACGCGCACATGCTCGAATGCCTCAATGCCTGGCTCGCAACGCACGACCCGGACGCCATCATCGGCTGGAACGTGGTGCAGTTCGACCTGCGCGTGCTGCAAAAGCACGCCGAACGCTGCCAGGTGCCCTTGCGCCTGGGGCGCGACGGCAGCCCGATGGAATGGCGCGAACACGGCACGCAACAGCACTTCTTCGCCGGCGCGGCCGGGCGCCTGATCATCGACGGCATCGACGCGCTCAAATCGGCGACCTGGCGCTTTTCCTCGTTCAGCCTTGAAAACGTGTCGCGCACCCTGCTCGGCGAGGGCAAGGCGATCGACAATCCCTACCAGCGCATGGCCGAAATCGAACGGCGCTTCAATGAAGACAAGCCGGCACTGGCGCACTACAACCTCAAGGACTGCGAACTGGTCACGCGCATTTTCGCGAAGACCGAACTGCTGCCCTTCCTGCTCGAACGGGCCAGCGTCACCGGGCTCGCGGTGGATCGCAGCGGCGGCTCGGTGGCCGCCTTCGAGCACCTGTACCTGCCACGGATGCACCGCCAGGGCTACGTGGCGCCGAACCTGGGCGACGTCGCTGGCGAAAACAGCCCGGGCGGCTACGTCATGGATTCGCGTTCGGGCCTGTACGACTCGGTGCTGGTGCTCGACTACAAAAGCCTGTATCCCTCGATTATCCGCACCTTCCTGATCGATCCGGTCGGCCTGATCGAAGGCTTGCGCGACGACAGCGGCGCCACCGTGCCGGGCTTCTGGGGTGCGCGCTTCGCGCGCGAGAAGCACTGCCTGCCGGCCATCGTCAGCCAGATCGCGCTGGGTCGCGAGGCGGCCAAGCGCGAACGCAACCAGCCACTGTCGCAAGCGCTCAAGATCATCATGAACGCGTTCTACGGCGTGCTCGGGTCGAATGGCTGTCGTTTTTTCGACCCGCGCCTGGCGTCGTCGATCACCTTGCGCGGACAGGAAATCATGCACCGCACGCGCGATCTGATCGAGGAACGTGGCTACCAGGTAATCTACGGCGACACTGATTCAACCTTCGTCTGGCTCAAGCACGCGCACGACGACGCGCAGGCGGGCGAGATCGGCCGCGCGCTGGTCGCTCACGTCAATGCGTGGTGGACCGAGCATCTGCAGCAGGAATTCGGCCTCGATAGCGCGCTCGAACTCCAGTATGAAACGCATTACCGGCGCTTCCTGATGCCGACCATCCGCAATTCGGAGGAAGGCAGCAAGAAGCGCTACGCGGGGCTGGTCGGCAAGGACGGCGGCGGCGAAGAGATGGTGTTCAAGGGCCTGGAAACGGTGCGCAGCGACTGGACGCCGCTGGCGCAGCAGTTCCAGCAAGCCCTGTACCTGCGCATCTTCAGGCGCGAAAGCTACCGCGATTACGTGCGCGAGTACGTCAACAGCACCTTGCGCGGCGACTTCGATGACCTGCTGGTCTACCGCAAGCGCATTCGCCGCCCGCTTGAGCAATACCAGGGCAATACGCCGCCCCCGGTGCGGGCGGCGCGCCTTGCGGATGACTTCAACCGCCTTCACGGCCGCCCGCTGCAGTACCAGAAAGGCGGCTGGATTCAGTACGTGATGACCCTGGCCGGCCCCGAACCGCTGGAAACGCTGCGCTCGCGCATCGATTACGACCATTACGTCACGCGCCAGCTGCAGCCGATCGCGGACGCCATCCTGCCCTTCCTCGGCGACGATTTCACCAGCCTTACGAGTTTGCAGCAGACCCTGTTCTGA